The genome window CGCCGCGGCCGCGGCTCATGGCACCGCCGCGGCCATGACGGCTGCGGTCGAGACCGTCGCGGCGCGCCTGGCCGAAGGGGGGCGTCTTGCCTATGTCGGCGCGGGCACCTCCGGCCGATTGGCGGTGCTGGACGGGGTCGAGTTGGTGCCCACATTCGGCTGGCCGCGCGACCGGCTGGTTTATCTGCTGGCGGGCGGCGACCGGGCGATGTTCAACGCCGTCGAGGGGGCCGAGGACGACGCGGAAGACGGCCGTGTCCGGGTCGGTGCGGCCGGTCTCGGCCCGGCGGATGTGCTGGTCGGGGTTGCGGCGTCGGGGCATACGCCGTTCACCGTCGCCGCCGTCGCGGCAGGGCGCGAAGCCGGCGTGCTGACCGTGGGGATCTGCAGCGATGCCGCCAGTCCGCTCGCGGCCGCGGCCGACCATCCGATCGTTGTCGACAGCGGGGCGGAACTGATCGCCGGCTCGACGCGGATGCGCGCCGGTACCGCGCAGAAGGCGCTGCTGAACACACTCAGCACGGGGGTCATGATCCGGCTCGGCCATGTTCATGACGGCTATATGATTGCGGTACAGCCGACCAACCGAAAGCTGCGGGTGCGGGCCGCCGGCATCATTGCGGAAATCGCCGGTTGCGATCACGCCGCCGCTGAGGCGGCGCTGGCGGCGGCCGGCGGATCGGTCGCCGCAGGCGTGCTGATTGCGGCGGGTGCCGAGCCGGACCGCGCGCGGCGTCTGCTTGACGATG of Fodinicurvata sp. EGI_FJ10296 contains these proteins:
- a CDS encoding N-acetylmuramic acid 6-phosphate etherase — translated: MADIRTERQSRRAAGLDTWPAEDVVEALLDGQLAAAAAAHGTAAAMTAAVETVAARLAEGGRLAYVGAGTSGRLAVLDGVELVPTFGWPRDRLVYLLAGGDRAMFNAVEGAEDDAEDGRVRVGAAGLGPADVLVGVAASGHTPFTVAAVAAGREAGVLTVGICSDAASPLAAAADHPIVVDSGAELIAGSTRMRAGTAQKALLNTLSTGVMIRLGHVHDGYMIAVQPTNRKLRVRAAGIIAEIAGCDHAAAEAALAAAGGSVAAGVLIAAGAEPDRARRLLDDAGGHLRPALARLKGREQC